In the Streptomyces fradiae ATCC 10745 = DSM 40063 genome, one interval contains:
- the bdeA gene encoding bis(hydroxyethyl) terephthalate hydrolase: MQASPHTSASTPGGGPARHRRRSRGPLLGVLASAAALAGLATTLAGGANAAENPYERGPAPTESSVTAPRGTYAVSETSVSRYSVSGFGGGTIYYPTSTADGTFGAVAIAPGYTALQSSIAWLGPRLASQGFVVFTIDTRTTSDQPASRGDQLLAALDYLTKSSSVRGRVDGTRLGVMGHSMGGGGTLEAAKDRPSLKAAIPLTGWNLDKSWPEIKTPTLVVGADSDTIAPVRSHSEPFYESLPSSLDRAYLELNNAGHFAPNTSNTTIAKYSISWLKRFIDDDTRYEQFLCPLPKPSLTIAEYRGNCPHTS; the protein is encoded by the coding sequence ATGCAGGCATCCCCCCACACCTCCGCGTCCACACCCGGCGGCGGACCCGCGCGGCACCGCCGCCGTTCCCGCGGCCCGCTCCTGGGCGTCCTCGCCTCCGCGGCGGCGCTGGCCGGCCTGGCGACCACGCTCGCCGGCGGCGCGAACGCCGCCGAGAACCCCTACGAGCGCGGCCCGGCCCCCACCGAGTCCAGCGTGACGGCCCCACGCGGCACGTACGCCGTCTCCGAGACCAGCGTCTCCCGGTACAGCGTGTCCGGGTTCGGCGGTGGCACGATCTACTACCCCACCAGCACCGCCGACGGCACCTTCGGCGCCGTGGCCATCGCTCCCGGATACACCGCGCTCCAGTCCTCGATCGCCTGGCTGGGCCCGCGGCTCGCCTCCCAGGGCTTCGTGGTGTTCACCATCGACACCAGGACCACCTCCGACCAGCCGGCCTCCCGCGGCGACCAGCTGCTGGCCGCGCTCGACTACCTCACGAAGTCCAGCAGCGTCCGCGGCAGGGTGGACGGCACGCGGCTCGGGGTCATGGGCCACTCGATGGGCGGCGGAGGCACGCTGGAGGCCGCCAAGGACCGGCCCTCGCTCAAGGCCGCCATCCCGCTCACCGGGTGGAACCTGGACAAGAGCTGGCCCGAGATCAAGACGCCCACCCTCGTCGTGGGGGCCGACAGCGACACCATCGCCCCGGTCCGCTCGCACTCCGAGCCGTTCTACGAGAGCCTGCCGTCCTCGCTGGACCGGGCGTACCTGGAGCTGAACAACGCCGGCCACTTCGCCCCGAACACGTCGAACACGACGATCGCGAAGTACAGCATCAGCTGGCTGAAGCGGTTCATCGACGACGACACCCGCTACGAGCAGTTCCTGTGCCCCCTGCCGAAGCCGAGCCTGACGATCGCGGAGTACCGGGGCAACTGCCCCCACACCTCCTGA